The proteins below are encoded in one region of Pseudonocardia sp. DSM 110487:
- a CDS encoding mandelate racemase/muconate lactonizing enzyme family protein, whose protein sequence is MRLPPLPNLLYVRVHTDAGLVGLGETFYGAAAVETVVHQELAPRIIGLDAGDRDSIRRVATGYVGYAGSGAETRARSAVDLALWDLAGQAAGLPVADLLGRVRQSIRVYNTCAGPLYMRGTSGQSSQNWGVVAGGTPGRYEDLAGFLHRPAELAEDLLAQGISAMKIWPFDRAAESSDGQRIDDADLAAGLEPLRRIRSAVGDRMGIAVELHALWQPAPALRILRAVAEFEPFWVEDPLRPDDVHGLAELRRQSSVPIAAGETLGGAMAHRNLLAAEGVDVAIVDVGWVGGVTEALEVAAAAQAAGRQLALHDCSGPLVFAASVALASHLPGVEVQEFTRSYFHGWWPEIVDGLPDVADGRVRPAAGPGFGIRLRDHVLADPETRIVGSGAFVATVPV, encoded by the coding sequence GTGCGCCTCCCGCCGCTGCCCAACCTGCTCTACGTACGCGTCCACACTGATGCCGGGCTCGTCGGCCTCGGTGAGACCTTCTACGGCGCGGCGGCGGTGGAAACCGTCGTGCACCAGGAACTGGCGCCCCGGATCATCGGCCTGGACGCAGGTGATCGCGACAGCATCCGCCGTGTGGCGACCGGCTACGTCGGCTACGCCGGCAGTGGTGCGGAGACGCGCGCCCGCAGTGCCGTGGACCTGGCCCTCTGGGACCTGGCCGGACAGGCGGCGGGGCTGCCGGTGGCCGACCTGTTGGGGCGGGTCCGGCAGAGCATTCGCGTGTACAACACCTGTGCCGGCCCGCTGTACATGCGCGGTACGTCGGGGCAGTCCTCCCAGAACTGGGGCGTCGTCGCCGGCGGAACCCCCGGCCGCTACGAGGATCTCGCGGGTTTCCTGCACCGGCCGGCCGAACTGGCGGAAGACCTGCTCGCCCAGGGCATCTCAGCCATGAAGATCTGGCCTTTCGACCGGGCCGCCGAGAGCAGCGACGGGCAGAGAATCGACGATGCCGACCTGGCGGCAGGTCTGGAGCCCCTGCGCCGGATCCGTTCGGCCGTGGGCGACAGGATGGGCATCGCCGTCGAGCTGCACGCACTGTGGCAACCCGCGCCCGCCCTGCGCATTCTGCGGGCGGTGGCGGAGTTCGAGCCGTTCTGGGTGGAGGACCCACTGCGGCCCGACGACGTACACGGGCTGGCGGAGCTGCGCCGGCAGAGTTCGGTCCCGATCGCGGCGGGGGAGACGCTCGGCGGTGCGATGGCGCACCGGAACCTCCTCGCGGCCGAGGGCGTCGACGTCGCGATCGTCGACGTCGGATGGGTCGGGGGCGTCACGGAGGCGCTCGAGGTGGCTGCGGCCGCGCAGGCCGCGGGCCGGCAACTGGCGCTGCACGACTGCAGTGGTCCGCTGGTCTTCGCGGCCAGTGTGGCGCTGGCGAGTCACCTGCCGGGGGTCGAGGTGCAGGAGTTCACCCGCTCCTACTTCCACGGATGGTGGCCGGAGATCGTGGACGGTCTCCCCGACGTCGCTGACGGTCGGGTGCGGCCCGCCGCAGGCCCGGGTTTCGGAATCCGCTTGCGCGATCACGTCCTCGCCGACCCGGAGACCCGCATCGTCGGTAGCGGGGCATTCGTGGCTACCGTTCCGGTATGA
- a CDS encoding MerR family transcriptional regulator: protein MGLMPIGEFARLARLTVKAVRHYDAEGLLVPASVDQHSGYRYYRAEQVRTATTIALLRGLDVPLPVVREVLSAPDDATVAAVLGEQRERLAAELARREQALRTLDALRRAPERVPYAVGITDRAPVRLNGRTGRVRAVALDEDTGALCRVVLRELAEAGRAPLVAVFPLDLVDEFDVHVGVPAAGGDALLPGGPWATTLHVGPYPQLPLAYTALLENVREHGHRPVGPVTETYLTDPSTAEPEELVTRVAVALGAEG, encoded by the coding sequence ATGGGTCTGATGCCGATCGGCGAGTTCGCCCGCCTCGCGCGCCTCACGGTCAAGGCCGTGCGGCACTACGACGCCGAGGGGCTGCTCGTGCCGGCATCGGTCGACCAGCACTCCGGCTACCGCTACTACCGCGCCGAGCAGGTGCGGACGGCCACGACGATCGCGCTGCTGCGCGGACTCGACGTGCCGCTGCCGGTGGTGCGGGAGGTTCTCTCGGCGCCCGACGACGCGACGGTGGCCGCGGTGCTCGGCGAGCAGCGGGAGCGGCTGGCCGCCGAGCTGGCCCGCCGCGAGCAGGCCCTGCGCACGCTCGACGCGCTGCGCAGGGCGCCGGAGCGGGTCCCGTACGCCGTGGGGATCACCGACCGGGCGCCGGTGCGGCTGAACGGTCGCACCGGCCGCGTGCGAGCGGTGGCCCTCGACGAGGACACCGGCGCCCTGTGCCGGGTCGTTCTGCGGGAGCTCGCGGAGGCGGGGCGCGCCCCGCTGGTCGCGGTGTTCCCGCTCGATCTGGTGGACGAGTTCGACGTGCACGTGGGGGTGCCCGCGGCCGGAGGGGACGCCCTACTGCCCGGCGGGCCATGGGCCACCACCCTGCACGTCGGGCCGTACCCGCAGCTCCCGCTGGCCTACACCGCACTGCTGGAGAACGTGCGCGAGCACGGCCACCGCCCCGTCGGCCCGGTGACCGAGACGTACCTGACCGACCCGAGCACGGCCGAGCCGGAGGAACTCGTGACGCGCGTGGCGGTGGCTCTCGGCGCGGAGGGCTGA
- a CDS encoding ABC transporter substrate-binding protein: MLESAHSPRRMWLAVIVGVAASALAACSLTPGANAPETRENQPISTVVPDGEPISLTLTHFEADGTGEAITRLIEAFEAAHPNVTIEPRYSAFADYGKNVKLVMSSNDPPDIAQVGQAHVMMGPLVQAGLLRPLDDYAQAYGWADRFSPGLLDQLRFTPDGMTFGQGDLYGASLGGNLVGVYYNREKLTRLGIDPAMPDLATFVAALEAAKAAGEVPIQLGNLEGWPGNHLLTDLIAQYDDVEAIRSWIYGEPGATLDRPGVKQAASTLQSWVDAGYITPSANGTAYEDGTTKFINGEGVFMITGNWAQARIDEEMAGNAGFMLLPPVSAGDPARATAALTSPFGISTRTEHPDVAAAFINFMISADAAPELLAGGYLPALRDSAATAPAGTAQEGTLAGWQQVAAADGQALYVDWATPSMGDDTLFPEVQRLLGGEQTAEGLIAAVQADWAEFQADK; this comes from the coding sequence ATGCTCGAATCCGCGCACTCCCCGCGCCGCATGTGGCTGGCGGTGATCGTCGGTGTCGCGGCGTCCGCCCTTGCGGCGTGCAGCCTCACGCCGGGGGCGAATGCCCCTGAGACCCGCGAAAACCAGCCCATCTCCACCGTCGTCCCCGACGGCGAGCCGATCAGCCTGACCCTGACGCACTTCGAGGCAGACGGCACCGGCGAGGCCATCACCAGGCTCATCGAGGCGTTCGAGGCCGCGCACCCCAACGTCACGATCGAGCCCCGCTACTCGGCGTTCGCCGACTACGGCAAGAACGTCAAGCTCGTCATGTCGTCCAACGACCCGCCCGACATCGCGCAGGTCGGGCAGGCCCACGTCATGATGGGGCCGCTGGTGCAGGCCGGTCTCCTGCGCCCGTTGGACGACTACGCGCAGGCCTACGGGTGGGCGGATCGGTTCAGCCCCGGCCTGCTGGACCAGCTGCGGTTCACCCCTGACGGCATGACCTTCGGGCAGGGCGACCTCTACGGCGCATCCCTCGGCGGAAACCTCGTCGGCGTCTACTACAACCGGGAGAAGCTCACGCGGCTCGGCATCGACCCCGCGATGCCCGACCTCGCGACGTTCGTCGCGGCGCTCGAGGCGGCCAAGGCGGCAGGCGAGGTGCCCATCCAGCTCGGCAACCTCGAGGGGTGGCCGGGCAACCACCTGCTCACCGACCTGATCGCGCAGTACGACGACGTCGAGGCGATCCGGTCGTGGATCTACGGTGAGCCCGGCGCCACGCTGGACCGTCCCGGGGTGAAGCAGGCCGCGAGCACGCTGCAGTCCTGGGTCGACGCCGGCTACATCACTCCGTCGGCGAACGGGACCGCCTACGAGGACGGCACGACGAAGTTCATCAACGGCGAGGGCGTCTTCATGATCACCGGGAACTGGGCGCAGGCCCGGATCGACGAGGAGATGGCGGGCAACGCCGGGTTCATGCTGCTCCCGCCGGTGTCGGCCGGCGATCCGGCCCGGGCCACCGCGGCGCTGACCTCGCCGTTCGGCATCTCCACCCGCACCGAACACCCGGACGTCGCGGCGGCGTTCATCAACTTCATGATCTCCGCAGACGCCGCTCCGGAGCTTCTCGCGGGCGGATACCTGCCAGCACTGCGGGACAGCGCCGCGACGGCCCCGGCCGGTACCGCACAGGAGGGCACGCTCGCCGGCTGGCAGCAGGTGGCGGCGGCCGACGGGCAGGCCCTGTACGTGGACTGGGCGACCCCGTCCATGGGCGACGACACGCTGTTCCCCGAGGTCCAGCGCCTACTGGGCGGCGAGCAGACCGCCGAGGGCCTCATCGCGGCGGTGCAGGCCGACTGGGCCGAGTTCCAGGCCGACAAGTAG
- a CDS encoding carbohydrate ABC transporter permease codes for MTARLERAVIYVVLALFSAVVLLPLVNILTIALQKPGSTVTGLSFPTEFHFENFVRAWEVGGFADLMSSSALVAVVVVPVATLLSILSGYAFGTMRFRGSTALFYLFLIGLVMPFEATVVPLYYDLRSLGLTDTYWALILPEIALSVSFGTFWMRAFFLSSPRSLLEAARIDGASSWTTLWRVLLPTARPAISTLATLFFLWSWNEFLLALVLIQDPALRTAPAGLGLFVGERTVDVAGLSAGALLITLPVIAVYLFTQRHFIRGMLEGSVKG; via the coding sequence ATGACCGCCCGCCTCGAGCGCGCCGTCATCTACGTGGTGCTCGCACTCTTCAGCGCAGTGGTTCTGCTGCCGCTGGTGAACATCCTCACCATCGCCCTCCAGAAACCCGGCAGCACCGTGACAGGGTTGTCCTTCCCCACTGAATTCCATTTCGAGAACTTCGTGCGGGCCTGGGAGGTCGGTGGCTTCGCCGACCTGATGAGCTCCAGCGCCCTCGTGGCGGTCGTCGTCGTCCCGGTCGCGACGCTGCTCTCGATCCTCAGCGGATACGCCTTCGGCACCATGCGCTTCCGGGGCTCGACGGCGCTGTTCTACCTGTTCCTCATCGGGCTGGTGATGCCCTTCGAGGCCACGGTCGTGCCGCTGTACTACGACCTGCGCTCGCTGGGCCTCACCGACACCTACTGGGCGCTCATCCTCCCGGAGATCGCCCTGTCGGTGTCGTTCGGAACCTTCTGGATGCGGGCGTTCTTCCTGTCCTCGCCCCGATCGCTCCTGGAGGCGGCGCGGATCGACGGGGCCTCCAGCTGGACCACTCTGTGGCGGGTCCTGCTGCCGACCGCGCGCCCCGCGATCAGCACCCTCGCCACGCTGTTCTTCCTGTGGAGCTGGAACGAGTTCCTGCTCGCCCTTGTGCTGATCCAGGACCCCGCGCTGCGCACCGCCCCGGCCGGGCTCGGGTTGTTCGTGGGGGAGCGCACCGTCGACGTCGCCGGTCTGTCGGCCGGGGCGCTGCTCATCACGCTGCCGGTGATCGCCGTCTACCTGTTCACCCAACGACATTTCATCCGCGGAATGCTGGAAGGATCGGTCAAAGGCTGA
- a CDS encoding SDR family NAD(P)-dependent oxidoreductase yields the protein MSGTEKAQHAVVTGGAGDIGTAVCRRLLADGYRVTVLDVASAGERLRESLGTAAWRYRDVDVSDARAVSEVFTELVDVDVLVCAAGIVRSAPFLEVSARDWQAQLNVNLTGCFLPAQAAARQMASRGGRIVMISSWVGEQPWPDISAYSVSKAGVLMLVRAMAAELAPLGIRVNALSPGIVAAGMARRQLETEPEYAARAATAVPLGRLQTAEEVADGVAFLCSDAARYMTGTALVMDGGCSLRVVNGG from the coding sequence ATGAGCGGCACGGAGAAAGCGCAGCATGCGGTCGTCACCGGCGGGGCGGGCGACATTGGCACGGCCGTCTGCCGGCGACTGCTCGCCGACGGCTACCGCGTGACGGTGCTGGATGTCGCGAGCGCCGGCGAGCGGCTGCGGGAGTCGCTCGGAACCGCGGCATGGAGGTACCGGGACGTCGACGTCTCCGACGCCCGTGCGGTCTCCGAGGTGTTCACCGAGCTCGTCGACGTCGACGTTCTGGTCTGCGCGGCCGGCATCGTGCGCTCCGCGCCGTTCCTGGAGGTGAGCGCGCGGGACTGGCAGGCACAACTGAACGTGAACCTGACGGGGTGCTTCCTGCCGGCCCAGGCGGCCGCCCGGCAGATGGCCTCCCGAGGCGGACGCATCGTGATGATCAGCTCCTGGGTCGGGGAACAGCCCTGGCCCGACATCAGTGCCTACAGCGTGAGCAAGGCGGGTGTGCTGATGCTGGTCAGGGCGATGGCCGCCGAACTCGCTCCGCTCGGGATCCGGGTGAACGCGCTGTCGCCCGGGATCGTCGCCGCGGGGATGGCCCGCCGGCAGCTCGAGACCGAGCCCGAGTACGCGGCCCGCGCCGCCACGGCCGTACCGCTCGGCCGCTTGCAGACCGCGGAGGAGGTGGCCGACGGTGTCGCCTTCCTCTGCTCGGACGCGGCGCGCTACATGACCGGTACGGCACTGGTGATGGACGGCGGGTGCTCCCTACGCGTTGTGAACGGCGGCTGA
- a CDS encoding alpha/beta fold hydrolase has translation MKFVMVPGGWQGGWVFDSVAAELHREGHHVEAVTLSGLELDGPVDADRPPNLDTHIDQVAAIIDRHDETPLALCGHSYGGMVIAGVADRLGHRLDQLVFIDAYVPDDGDSCWSLTSESFRELFIAGARADGRWVAVPDGLDPRARPHPMASFVQSIRLEGNPRPALSRTFISGGAWPGSPFVTLTERLRDDSGWRVHDIPVGHNIARRDPHSLAAILGALPPAIR, from the coding sequence GTGAAGTTCGTGATGGTGCCGGGTGGCTGGCAAGGCGGATGGGTGTTCGACTCGGTGGCCGCCGAGCTGCACCGAGAGGGCCACCACGTCGAGGCGGTGACCCTGTCCGGGCTGGAGTTGGACGGCCCGGTCGACGCGGACCGTCCGCCGAACCTCGACACCCATATCGACCAGGTAGCCGCGATCATCGATCGTCACGACGAAACGCCACTCGCGCTGTGCGGGCACAGCTACGGCGGGATGGTGATCGCCGGTGTCGCGGACCGGCTCGGTCACCGCCTCGATCAACTCGTCTTCATCGACGCCTACGTCCCGGACGACGGGGATTCGTGTTGGTCTCTGACCAGCGAAAGCTTCCGGGAGTTGTTCATAGCCGGCGCCCGCGCCGACGGCCGATGGGTCGCAGTCCCTGACGGGCTCGACCCTCGCGCGCGACCACACCCGATGGCGAGCTTCGTTCAGTCGATCAGGCTGGAAGGCAACCCCAGGCCCGCGCTCAGCCGCACGTTCATCAGCGGTGGCGCGTGGCCAGGTAGCCCGTTCGTGACCCTGACCGAACGGTTACGCGACGACTCGGGCTGGCGGGTTCACGATATTCCCGTTGGTCACAACATCGCCCGCCGCGACCCGCACAGCCTCGCGGCGATTCTCGGCGCACTGCCACCGGCCATCCGCTGA
- a CDS encoding FadR/GntR family transcriptional regulator, whose translation MTDAPSRGVRPPRLALEGRLEEELLSGRLAAGDQLPSERVLAERYNVSRPIVREVLRSLQERGLLDVVPGRGTFVRPPRVADGARPLDSFYRRRNATPREVAEARIMVETVTAAAAARLATPEDLNELRVTLERFDHADTVIGKARQDIVFHATIARIARNSVIEVMFASVSGLAFEQMLRSLADPEVVRAGEPFHRQIYEAIREHDPARASQAMLEHLSVAQRLYGADYDASLDALARRELERLGPAVSLDHLLNEVFEQVAPDR comes from the coding sequence ATGACCGACGCGCCCTCCCGTGGGGTCCGCCCCCCGCGGCTCGCCCTCGAGGGCCGGCTGGAGGAGGAGCTGCTCTCCGGCAGGCTCGCGGCAGGGGACCAGCTGCCCTCGGAACGGGTGCTCGCCGAGCGGTACAACGTCAGCAGGCCGATCGTGCGGGAGGTGTTGCGCAGCCTGCAGGAGCGTGGCCTGCTCGACGTCGTGCCCGGCCGCGGTACGTTCGTGCGTCCGCCACGCGTCGCGGACGGCGCCCGTCCGCTGGATTCCTTCTACCGCCGCCGGAACGCGACTCCACGGGAGGTCGCGGAGGCCCGCATCATGGTCGAGACGGTCACGGCCGCGGCCGCCGCGCGACTGGCGACGCCAGAGGACCTGAACGAGCTGCGGGTCACCCTGGAGCGGTTCGACCACGCGGACACCGTGATCGGCAAGGCGCGCCAGGACATCGTCTTCCACGCCACGATCGCGCGGATCGCCCGGAACTCGGTGATCGAGGTCATGTTCGCCTCGGTGTCGGGGCTGGCGTTCGAGCAGATGCTGCGCAGCCTGGCCGACCCGGAGGTCGTCCGTGCGGGTGAGCCCTTCCATCGGCAGATCTATGAGGCCATCCGGGAGCACGACCCGGCGCGGGCGAGCCAGGCGATGCTGGAGCACCTGTCGGTGGCGCAACGGCTCTACGGCGCCGACTACGACGCCAGCCTGGACGCGCTGGCGCGGCGCGAGCTCGAACGGCTCGGCCCCGCCGTGAGTCTCGATCATCTGCTGAACGAGGTCTTCGAGCAGGTCGCGCCCGACCGCTGA
- a CDS encoding GyrI-like domain-containing protein, whose protein sequence is MHTDTTAPEFVDLPARAVLTVDGTGAPEAPAFTSAVRALFAVRAALGAREDVPLEGSYSQDGDPLRFDLDRPDGWHWRLSVPAPPPAVPETVETAGRRFGAPVNLRNQEPRQVARLLHRGPYADEGPSLAALYSFVERAGLVPAGPHTEVYLTDPSTTPPAQLRTLLQVPVSRWV, encoded by the coding sequence ATGCACACCGACACCACCGCCCCTGAGTTCGTCGACCTGCCTGCCCGCGCCGTGCTGACCGTCGACGGCACCGGTGCCCCCGAGGCGCCCGCGTTCACCTCGGCCGTCCGCGCCCTGTTCGCCGTCCGGGCGGCGCTCGGCGCCCGCGAGGACGTGCCGCTCGAGGGCAGCTACAGCCAGGACGGCGACCCCTTGCGCTTCGACCTCGACCGGCCGGACGGCTGGCACTGGCGCCTGTCCGTTCCCGCGCCGCCGCCCGCCGTCCCGGAGACCGTCGAGACGGCCGGTCGCCGCTTCGGGGCGCCGGTGAACCTGCGCAACCAAGAGCCGCGGCAGGTGGCGCGCCTGCTGCACCGCGGCCCGTACGCCGACGAGGGGCCGTCGCTCGCGGCGCTGTACTCGTTCGTCGAACGGGCGGGCCTCGTGCCGGCCGGCCCGCACACGGAGGTCTACCTGACCGATCCGTCGACCACGCCGCCGGCGCAACTGCGGACGCTCCTGCAGGTGCCGGTCAGCCGATGGGTCTGA
- a CDS encoding carbohydrate ABC transporter permease — protein MVTTTDEARVHPATTRAKRRDPAAGDSRRRRGGLEPSRVAYLYLLPALAVYAAFVLLPLLHTVWLSFFDWNGITVGTWTGLENYVEVLRDEDLRAAFVHSLAFLGFTCALPVALGLVLAALLSRHEIRGLAFFRSVLFLPQVIAMVVVGVAWRWMYADDGAVNQLLRLVGLDGVTRAWLGDFDLALPAVGLVGTWVMYGLCMLLFLSGAQKIDRSLYEAARMDGAGPVREFFAVTLPGLRQEVTVALTITAIYALRNFDLVYVTTNGGPGNASTVPAVEIYRLAFRESEVGLACAVAVVLMAITFVALLLITRLGRDRT, from the coding sequence ATGGTGACGACAACCGACGAGGCACGGGTCCATCCGGCCACCACGCGGGCGAAGCGGCGCGACCCGGCGGCCGGTGACTCCCGTCGTCGACGGGGCGGCCTCGAGCCCAGCCGGGTGGCGTACCTGTACCTGCTGCCCGCCCTGGCCGTCTACGCCGCCTTCGTGCTCCTGCCCCTGCTGCACACCGTGTGGCTGTCGTTCTTCGACTGGAACGGCATCACCGTCGGCACGTGGACCGGGTTGGAAAACTACGTCGAGGTGCTGCGGGACGAAGACCTGCGGGCGGCCTTCGTCCACTCGCTCGCCTTCCTGGGTTTCACCTGCGCGCTGCCGGTGGCCTTGGGACTGGTGCTGGCCGCGTTGCTGAGCCGCCACGAGATCCGGGGCCTGGCCTTCTTCCGGTCGGTGCTCTTCCTCCCGCAGGTCATCGCGATGGTGGTGGTCGGCGTGGCGTGGCGGTGGATGTACGCCGACGACGGCGCGGTCAACCAGCTGCTGCGCCTCGTCGGGCTCGACGGCGTCACCCGGGCCTGGCTGGGCGACTTCGACCTGGCGCTGCCGGCCGTCGGGTTGGTCGGCACCTGGGTCATGTACGGCCTGTGCATGCTGCTGTTCCTGTCCGGCGCCCAGAAGATCGATCGCAGCCTGTACGAGGCCGCCCGGATGGACGGGGCAGGACCGGTGCGGGAGTTCTTCGCCGTCACGCTGCCGGGGCTGCGCCAGGAGGTCACCGTCGCACTCACGATCACCGCCATCTATGCCCTGCGCAACTTCGACCTCGTCTACGTCACGACGAACGGCGGCCCGGGCAACGCCAGCACGGTGCCGGCCGTCGAGATCTACCGGTTGGCGTTCCGCGAGAGCGAGGTGGGCCTCGCCTGCGCCGTGGCGGTGGTGCTGATGGCCATCACGTTCGTGGCACTCCTGCTGATCACCCGGCTCGGAAGGGACAGGACATGA
- the glnA gene encoding type I glutamate--ammonia ligase codes for MFSNSEEVLKYISDEGVEYVDIRFCDLPGVMQHLTVPASTAGDLLENGAAFDGSSVRGFQAINESDMALFADAATARLDPFRKHKTLNINFFVHDPITGEPYSRDPRNVARKAEEYLRASGVADTAFMAPEAEFYIFDSIRFGSNPQESYHHIDSVEGWWNTGREEQGGNLGYKINYKAGYFPVPPVDHYADLRADIVSNMIASGFTVEREHHEVGTAGQAEINYKFNTLLHAADDIMLFKYLVKNTAWANGKTATFMPKPLFGDNGSGMHVHQSLWKDGQPLFHDESGYGGLSDIARYYVGGLLHHAPSLLAFTNPTVNSYHRLVPGFEAPVNLVYSARNRSACIRIPLSGSSPKAKRIEFRCPDSSGNPYLAFSAMMMAGLDGIKNKIEPPAPIDKDLYELPPEEAKDIPQVPGSLGAVIDRLEADHDYLLEGGVFTPDLIETWISYKRENEIDPLRLRPHPYEFALYYDV; via the coding sequence GTGTTCAGCAACTCCGAAGAGGTCCTGAAGTACATCTCGGACGAGGGTGTCGAGTACGTCGACATCAGGTTCTGCGACCTCCCCGGAGTGATGCAGCACCTCACCGTCCCCGCGTCCACCGCCGGTGACCTGCTCGAGAACGGCGCCGCGTTCGACGGCTCGTCCGTCCGCGGCTTCCAGGCCATCAACGAGTCCGACATGGCGCTCTTCGCGGACGCCGCCACGGCCCGGCTCGACCCGTTCCGCAAGCACAAGACGCTGAACATCAACTTCTTCGTGCACGACCCGATCACGGGCGAGCCCTACAGCCGCGACCCGCGCAACGTCGCCCGCAAGGCCGAGGAGTACCTGCGCGCCTCCGGCGTGGCGGACACCGCGTTCATGGCGCCCGAGGCCGAGTTCTACATCTTCGACTCGATCCGCTTCGGCTCCAACCCGCAGGAGTCCTACCACCACATCGACTCCGTCGAGGGCTGGTGGAACACGGGGCGCGAGGAGCAGGGCGGCAACCTCGGCTACAAGATCAACTACAAGGCCGGCTACTTCCCGGTGCCGCCGGTCGACCACTACGCCGACCTGCGCGCCGACATCGTCAGCAACATGATCGCCAGCGGCTTCACGGTGGAGCGCGAGCACCACGAGGTGGGCACCGCCGGCCAGGCCGAGATCAACTACAAGTTCAACACGCTGCTCCACGCGGCCGACGACATCATGCTGTTCAAGTACCTCGTCAAGAACACGGCGTGGGCGAACGGCAAGACGGCCACCTTCATGCCGAAGCCGCTGTTCGGTGACAACGGCTCGGGCATGCACGTCCACCAGTCGCTCTGGAAGGACGGCCAGCCGCTCTTCCACGACGAGTCCGGCTACGGCGGCCTGTCCGACATCGCGCGCTACTACGTCGGCGGCCTGCTGCACCACGCCCCGAGTCTGCTGGCGTTCACCAACCCGACGGTGAACTCCTACCACCGCCTGGTGCCCGGCTTCGAGGCCCCGGTCAACCTGGTCTACTCGGCCCGCAACCGCTCGGCCTGCATCCGCATCCCGCTCTCCGGCAGCAGCCCCAAGGCCAAGCGCATCGAGTTCCGCTGCCCCGACTCGTCGGGCAACCCGTACCTCGCCTTCTCGGCGATGATGATGGCCGGTCTCGACGGGATCAAGAACAAGATCGAGCCGCCGGCCCCGATCGACAAGGACCTCTACGAGCTCCCGCCGGAGGAGGCCAAGGACATCCCGCAGGTCCCGGGCAGCCTGGGCGCCGTGATCGACCGGCTCGAGGCCGACCACGACTACCTGCTCGAGGGTGGCGTGTTCACGCCCGACCTGATCGAGACCTGGATCTCGTACAAGCGGGAGAACGAGATCGACCCGCTGCGGCTGCGCCCGCACCCGTACGAGTTCGCGCTGTACTACGACGTGTGA
- a CDS encoding RDD family protein, with protein sequence MARWIQSWLPGAAAEAGGPYPGERLGLPATGVSSVAGLGRRVAALAIDWFLAYGIAALLTGPGALGDPNFGWSVLGIWYLLTAVPVAVFGASAGKTAFGIRVASVDSSAVIGVPRALLRTAMIAFVLPALARDEDGRGWHDRAARTVVVRSRA encoded by the coding sequence ATGGCCCGCTGGATCCAGTCCTGGCTGCCCGGAGCCGCTGCGGAGGCGGGCGGGCCGTACCCGGGGGAGCGGCTGGGCCTGCCTGCCACCGGGGTCAGCTCGGTTGCGGGGTTGGGGCGCCGGGTCGCGGCGCTCGCGATCGACTGGTTCCTGGCGTACGGGATCGCGGCACTCCTCACGGGGCCCGGCGCGCTGGGCGACCCGAACTTCGGCTGGTCGGTGCTGGGGATCTGGTACCTGCTCACCGCCGTGCCGGTGGCCGTGTTCGGCGCGAGCGCGGGGAAGACCGCGTTCGGGATCCGGGTGGCCTCGGTGGACTCCTCGGCGGTGATCGGCGTGCCGCGGGCGCTGCTGCGCACGGCCATGATCGCGTTCGTGCTGCCGGCGCTCGCCCGTGACGAGGACGGCCGCGGCTGGCACGACCGCGCCGCCCGCACCGTCGTCGTCCGCAGCAGGGCTTGA